A segment of the Doryrhamphus excisus isolate RoL2022-K1 chromosome 7, RoL_Dexc_1.0, whole genome shotgun sequence genome:
attttagtaaaaataaaacctttcTTGCAGCATTCCAAGTTGAGTCTCttgtaattacattacattttcaaTTTCAATGATTTCTTTTCATGAAGTGACTTTTTCTCACAGCATCTgcatttggtttgttttgttttgtaggaaaaggaaaatatttcattgtaaACAGTGAGCATTTGATGGTGGTGGGAATAATGGATTCAGTACATTTTGGTAATTCAGACCTTCTGTATTACGACTTTACTCTCATGATATAAGTATAactataagtataagtataacgTTTATCTCACCTCCTTCTTTGGGCAACCAGGAGTATGTCATGTCCTGATATGGAGTGTTTCCTCACCATACCCAATGAGCACAATGCGCCACAACCTTTCTAGAAAGTTTATTCACCAACACAAGTGCGCACAATTCATGAATCCGTCATTTCTTCccgacaaaaacaaagaaaaaacccACCAATGAGGGCGAGTCATTTCTAAAAgaatgtcaaaaaaacacattactaCATTTGCACGATAAAACGCGGACAATAATGATGCAGTCTTTGGCcacaaaaagagcaaaaataagcaattagaaaaaaaaaacgcaaaaaatgacacaaatggggaaaaaaggttTGACCATCAGGATATATTGCAGCGTcgatttttaattttacatttttccatTCAGTTCATAGGTGTGCTGGATTTTGCATCTGGTGGACCATCTGGCTTCTAAAAAATAGAGAACACGcacaaaatgttcatttttttaaatacttttcgCTGTAAAATTGAAGACACGAACCTTGTCCAGGTTTCTTCTGGTGTCTTCCGTCCTCGCTCGCGTCACCACGGTCGTCTTGACCACCTTGCTGACCTTTCGATCCTTTGCAGGCTCCATCTCAAATCCCGGAGCCTATCGACATAAGAGAGAAGGTCATGTGGACCAATCAGATCATCCAATACTGTGGTCAGGTTCTAAGAATAATCATTCAAGCGGCAGCTTAGCGAGGGTGCACCGCCTCACTTTGCTAACATATGAAATTGAACATTGATAAGTCGGGACGAACCGATCCTTCTCGTGACTCACTTGTTGACGAATGCTTTCCTGCTCCGAGTATGTGAATTCCTCGGACGCTTGGCTTTGTTCCGAGCTGCATGAATAAAGCGAGAAGTGGGATTGGGTCAGGTACCGGACTGAACAGAAATCCAGAATCCTGGGACAAATGTTGTCAGGAGTTGAACGGCACTTACCACGTCGTGATTTGGATGCGTTGAACGATGTCCATCCTGTTGATCTCAGTCAGTCTCTTGATAAGTGCTGTTTCTGGAACAAGTtaccattcatattcatatatctAATCATATTCATACTCAACTCAATTATTTtcgtacatttacaattttAGATTCCtactttctttttttgcaatattctaACATTATTGTGAttgaaaaataactttattgtggtaaaatTCTATTTAGTGGAATATGATTCTTACAttcttttctcataatattaaaatacaatactTGTACAATTCCAATACACTgccaaacccccccaaaaattgtTTCTACTCTtacaacattatgactttattcttgtgaaattagaGATTAGATTATTTTCTCTATGACATGAcgattataaaatgtatatatttttccttcCAATATCCCACCATTTTGTTCCTGTGAAATGCTTTCGTCCCACAAGTAGTACTTTATTCGTATTCATTACCCTGCGCaatcacaactttattcctgGTAAAGGTattggaatatttcaactttattctttatttattagatATGACTTGCAAAatgataactttattttgtGAGATTCAGTAATTGAGTTAATAAGACATGAATTCATATAGTAAAACATTCTGCAGAAGTACTATTTTGaggtatttttctcataatattccaattcGTAGGTGTCGTCATACCTGTGGCTCCTTCTTTCTCCATCCAATGATTCAAAAGGGCAAAGCTTTGGTCTTGCAGGGAATTGGGATTTTCAGTCCTTATGGAGTGGATTTCCTCCCGGCTGAATCCCAGTTCTCTAGCTAGCTCTATTTGAAGAACACATCAAAGCAAATGGAAGTCATGGATGTGGGCGTACGGTAGAAGATGAAGATGTATTTATGGACCTGTCCAGCTGAAGCCCAGGTGGTCCGCTATCAGCAATAATGTCTGCTTTGGACTCTCTGCTGCGTCTATTGAAACAGGACACAAGCTGCTTGGCATCGGCTGTCAGTTCAATAGGCGCACTCACATCAGGCCACTTTTATCCTGTACCTTTACTTCATGATatacaatatgacaatatgacaatatgagGCTCACAACACTAGATTTTGCCCCAAAAATACGAGTTCTGCTTTGGCTGTGCTTGCACGCTGCAAGAGCGAAGAGTGAAGAactgtaaatgaaataaaaaacaagacgCCAAACATAGAAACGAGTGGGAGAAAGAAGCAGAGCGATAATAGCAGTCAAAGTAAATGGACCAAATTGGAAGAAAAGAGCGAAATGGAGGACAAGTGTGGCGAAGGAGTATTGACACGGATGTCAATTCAAATGTGGGGCCAATATCGCTTCAGGCTTTGTAACATTGGAAAAGAAATAAGAGATAAAAGAAGATTTCAACTATTTTGGAGGAAAGTTTCTTGGATGAAAAAGGACTTGGACGACTTCACGTGGTAATGGAGAAAAAAACGGTCTACGTTTACCGGGCACAGCCAAAGGTCCACCAAAGTCGAGCTGCGTAACTTCTCATGATACCATTCAACTTACTACTCTGCGGCCCACAGTGTACATTTCACAATTGATTCCATTTGAATGAATGTAAGCAAGACAACTTAGCCCCGCCCCTGCCCCGCCCCCAgctgtatacatatgtataacatatgtttatgttttaaagGTGgttttgtttgacttcctgGGCACAACATGCCTTGTGAGTGCGCCATTGAAAGACATCGTTAAAGCACAGAAgctaataaaggtaaaaaacCTCCAGGGTCCCAATACCTCGACGTAGAACAGGGTCCTCATGATGCGGTCTAACAGGAAACGTGTCCATCCCCACTGGATCCACGAGACTGCTCTCCTCCTCTGAATTGTCATCACTGGCGGGGACCTCCTGGTCTTTCCTCGCCTCTGCTAGCCTTTCCACGAGCTTTGCTGCCTCGTCGGTGATCTCATCGAAGAATTCGACGGACCTCTTGTGGCGTGGAATGGAGGAGGAAGTCCGGCCACTTTTAGCTTTGACTGGCAATCTGGATTGGAAGGGTTTAGCCTCTCCTTTACTGCTCTGTCTGGCGGAGACCCCCTCGGAGAGGTTCTTAGTCTTTAGTCCTCCTGTGTTCTGTCCTGTTTCTGACTTTCTTGGCGTGGTCCGGTTTTTGTCTTGCTCAACCTCTTTGAAAGACTTTGCCTTGATGGGGATTCTGGATTTTGACACAGGCGAGGATGCAGATTTGGTTTTAGCTTTGAGAGGAAGACAACTCGCTTCAGAGGATTTGGGGGTCTCGATCACGGATTTGGATTCTTCCGGGGAGGAATCCGATGATTCCTGACCTTGCTCGGAGTATACGGATCTTGTAACGGTGGTGTCTGCTAACTCTACATTCATTATCATTTGATCCATGCAATCCAAATTGGAGGATTTGGGATTCTCCAGAGACCTAGCGGGTTTACTCGAAGCGGCGAATCCCATTTGAGGAATGTTCGACTCACAAGGCGCCGTCTCATTCACCTCACGTGAAAGATGAAGAGCTTCTTCAGATTTGTCTGCATTATCCTCGGTGTTGACCTCCAGTTTTAGATTGAGGCCGACTTCTGACTTCTCAGAGCCCCCGTTGGGTTCTAGCGATTGCTCACCGATCTGGAAAAAGGCAAAACCTCCGCAACCACCTTCATCCTCTACGCTTCTTTTGGTCATATCGATAGCGCCGCTTCGAGTCATCTCAAAAAGCTTCCCCTCCTGGAAGAGAAACGGGTTTGGCTCGCTAGTTGGCGTGCTCTCCTCGGTTTGGGTTTTACCGGGTGTCGAGGCAGGACTCGCCTGCTGGGAATGACCGCTTTCTCCTCCCACCACTAGATTGAGTATTTTCTGTTCTTCTACTTTGAGACAAGCTTCGTCATCCTTAGACCAGGAGGCCGCCGTGTCTACCTTTGCGGTGACACCCTTGGATTCGGTTCTGGGATGTTCTGCTTCTTCTGTATGCTCATAGATACAGTCCCCAGGTTTGAAGTCCCTCGCTTGACCAATCAGGCTTCCCTTGGCGTCATCGGTCACATGACTTTCTCCTTTGTTTTCTGCCAACTTCTGTAAGCTGTCCTCCTTTTGCTTGTCTGTTCGCTTCTGCTGACTAGCTACTCGTGGTTCCGGTGCGGTTTTCAGACTGGATTTGGACTGGTTTAGGTCTGCGTGGTGTTTCTCTTGTGCACCTGCTGAAAAAGAAGAGGGAGCTTTAATACGTTGGTCACAAAGAGGAGGGTTTAACTCTCCTGTGAGTGCTTTGGCCCCTATTTTACATTCTAGGTCTACGTCTGGTGTATGGTCTTCTTCTGGGTCTTCTTCCAGGATGACGGCTGCTGGTTTGAATTGAAAAGTCAGGCATGCGCGGTCAGGAGGTTTGGGATTTAGCTCGTAACTTACCTCCTCGGAACTAGGGGTATCAGGGCTGAGCGGACTCTTACCGGAACTCTGCTCGCCACTGTCCTCATCAGCCTCCAGATCTCGGAAAAGCCTCTCATGCAAGGTATCTTTCATTTGCGCAGGCTGAATTGAGGATTTACTCACGAAGGGTGGATCAACGGGGCTAGTCTCTAAGGAGTCCCGAGGAGGGGATCCCTCGGTCGGGCTTGGTTCAATGGAATCTGGGGACTTACGGGAGGAGGAGTCCGTAATGGGACTGCCGTCCAGGGAATCCCTGTGGCTTATGGTCAAAGAGTCATCAGCTAACGGACTGAGAGGATCTGAGTCTTGTCTTAAAGGTAACTCCAAGGACCTAGAAGCTTCAGAGGAAGCGAATGGCAATGCTAGCTGCTCTACAATGTCGCTATTAGCCTTTTTGGTCCTGGATGCAGACTCACCAAGGGGAGTTGATTCAGGAGACAGTTGGTCACTGGGTAAAGCGTTTTTTTCTTGGTTTGAGGTTTGTTCGGTTTTGGGAGAAAGACACAGACTTTCAGGACTTGTGCCGGGAGTGGCCAGACCTTCATGTTTACAGCTGTCCTCAAAACTTAGATGAGGCGTTCCGGAACTCTGCGAGTCAGCAACCCTGTCTGagttgtcatcatcatcaccaccttTTCCATAGTCTCGAGTTTTGGGTTTGGAATCCGGCGATAGTTCTTGAGAGTTTTGCTTTTCAGCTTTTCTGATtctgttttcctccattttggTTTTGGGCTCGTCCAACTCAGTCTTCGGGGTTCCATGGGTTTTCTGAAAAACTTGCATCAGCTCTTTAACCGAGACCGTCTCCTCTGCGGCATCAGTAGGTTTTGGAGGACCGCTTCTAAACGTGGGGGTTTCTTTGACTTTTGGAGAAGATAGCAAAGGTTTAACTCTGCTGCCGACACTTTTCCCTTCTTGCTCTGcttcaacttttttttgcaaggCTTTGACTTTGTCCTTTATGGACCCGATGGGGGTCTCTTCAATCAGTGGAGACTTGACTGGTCCCCGTAGAGGATGTTGGCCATCTGTCGGAGTTGTTGATTTAGTGGATCCATCATGGATGTTGCTCTGTTTTTTGGGCGTATCCAGGAGGTATTCCTTAAGATCACTAGGGTTCACCTCGTCACATGATCCACTCCGAAGTATTTGACTAACTTTCTCGAGGTCCTCTTTGACTTTCTCCAAATCCTTCTCAGTTATTTCTAATGGTTCCCCTCTCGGAACGTCACCCGTCCCCTCCTTCTCAGGACCGGAGCCTTCTTCCAAGGATTTTTCAGAAGATGTCAAAATGGCCGTCATTTTCATCAAGTCCCGTTTCATCTCTGACACGTCGGATAGGAGGTCAGGTTCTCGATTGGGCTTGGATTGCTGGATATCTGATGTCTCCGCCACCGTTTGGTCTTCCCGGGAGaacaagtaaaataatatagaaataatatagaaaattcaaataaaaaggaGAGATATTTGAGATTGTTGTCAGGTCAATAGTAAAAATGTACACCCCTTGCcccaagaaaaataaaaaaaatattaaacagtACTTTTGTTTAGAATATACTACTTACAGtacattcaacaaaaaaataaacacttttgtttttgctcccattttacATGAGCTGAACTGAAAAATGGATATGCCTTTTGATTTCTTCATCAAACAAAGTGCCGAAACTCAGGAGGAGTGGAAGGGGGACTGTATGCTGTATCTTAAAAACTGACCTATTGATGATCCATCAACTGACCATAAGTAAAGTTACCCAAGCTGGATGTTAACAAATATGACGGTGAAATATCCATATGGCATGAATTTTTGGCTCATTTTGAGACTTCTGTTAATGAGAAGATCGGGAtgagcaaaaaagaaaaactcccaATCTGAGAAAGCAACTATGATACTTCCACAGAGATGCTTATGGAAAGATATGGGAAAAAAGACACGCTTGCGAGGACACGCATGTCAAAATGACTGAACTCCACAGACATCTTAATAATGAACTCCACATaagaggcgtggcgtcccgagTCATTTCACATTCATATGGAGTATTGTTGTGCCACGTTTGGCTCCAGTTGATCCAAGACGATCCTGTTCTTGGCTATAAACGTGAAACGGGTTCGGGCCATGAATTGAATGTAGACCTTTTGAATACATAGACAAAGATTAAGATCTTTGAGTTCAGCAAAAATCAAAGTATTCATTTGAGTTAATtagctttattttagtttggtTGAAATGGTGagacttgtacttgtacttttgacttgacttgtacTTTTTTCATTTGGTTGAAAAAGTGAAATGCAACTTGCAACAGCTTCTTACGTATCGGGCGGCAACCACTAGCATCACGGCACCTACCATGTTTACGTATTTGTTTATTTCCTTTGTTTCAGCCTTTTTctttgaggtggaaaaagtTCAAAGTTTCAGATTGACTCTGAAAATCCTTAGTCGAAGACAGCACTAAAAAATTCtagaaaatacaaacatttttaaaaccggatttattgtaatgtattaaatatatatatatttttttaatcctcaAAATATCcaactgtttttcaaaaatatattggtCTGGCTTGCTTGAAGTTtccaaaaattatgactttattgttgtaatatctCATTTACCTGTAACCTTTGACTCATAAGATCAATCAATTGAAATagtaaaatattaacaaatcaaaaaacacaacttcTAATATAACTAGGGTTTCTTTTgtgagtattttttaaaaataaaaatacaataaaatgaaaatacaaaaaaatacaaaataagacttTCTCCTGAAAGTATGAAGAAAGACATTCTCTTATACTTATAAATACCGCTTtctcaaaataaatatttttctcaaaatgtaCAACCTTTTCTTCTCCACGATAAAATAGGACTTTTGTCTTGATAGAATAAGATTGTTTTTCTCCAATATATACAACTTGAAGTCAGGAAGAGAAGAAAAGGCAGGATGTGGGATGTCCGTGGGCATGCAAATGGTTATGTAATATTCAATATGAAAGACTCTtcgtaatataaaaatacaaataaaattgaaaataaaactaAGATGGTAATGGCTTACATTTTTGTAGTGTTGTGttggtctgaaaaaaaaatacagaaaaaagatcagtaactgtaacatttgaTACATTTTCTGTTTCAAGTATAGAAAGTATTTATTATGTGTCGTTACCTCGTCATCTTGATCAGAATCCGAGTCCTTTTTTCAAAGCAAGAAGCAGGAAGAAGAGCAAAgacaaaaagtgcattttttcagCAAATCCTGAAATTAAATATCAAAATTACGAGACATCAATAAGGCcagaaaatgtcaacaatttttttgttgggaaaggGATATGACAGATTTTCTAGTATttttttgatgacatttttatttactgAATAGCATTTTTCCATTGAGCAACATTTTGTATTATTCCTTGGCAACagcttttattacatttatgatTTTGGCATTTGTTGAATTTGTTACTGACTTTATGACAATGTCATTTCTGGAATAGCATTTTGTACTTATTCTTTTTCTCCTAAATGTTtaatcatagaaaataagaGTAGAAAAGTGCAGATTTTTTCACCTTACAATATGATGGCAGCGTAATGTTGAGGTTGCACACAGCGTTTTGTCCATGTGACCAGTAAGTGCGAGGTTCCTTCATAAAACACAAGCGTCCACAAAGCTCCTGAGTGTTATCTCTGATCtgcagaaagaaaaaagaaaaaccacCAGAAATATAGCCAGCTAGTAATGCATTAGCGATTGACATGAAAACTTAGCTTACTTTGATGAATAGTGTTAGCTGGTTCTCCTTAAAGGCCAAAAACCTAAAGACGTGATGCTGCCCACTTTTGACGAGAGGAACCATGTTCCCGTAGCAGTCTGCATAGATGGGCTTTCCTTCTAGAACCTACCAACCAAAAAATACaggagatatgttttttttcaaatcggagaaaaaagttgtacattttccaGACAAAAAGTTGTACAGTGAAAAGTTGTCATCGAGGAATATTGTTGACTATCTTGAAAATATCTGACTCGTGTCTCACAAAAGTACACAACTTTCTTCTCAAGAATACACATGAATTgagcttatttactcttattatgtctcctactgtatgacttttttttctcggaTGTATCTAATGTTTTCTCAAACACACGTCTGAAAATCTCTGAAAAACATCTCTGTGACtattttttctctccaaaatatacaacttatgataaaaaataatccaCTTTTTTCTTATGACGTTCTTTTTCCCCCTATAATAAACCGTATTTTCCAAAGCAGAAGTCGCTTTTTCAGTCAGTCAGTGGACAATAAGTTTGATAAATGATACATTTCATCTTGAGAGGGAAGTTCTAGTAATAATATACAAATGGAGAACAGGATAAATAGGCATCAACGTAACGTGAATGGGTGGTATGTTCATGTATCAAGAGTTATTCCCATAACTATAGCctaaacaacataacataacttttATGTTTACTTGCAACGTGCAATCTGCAcaatatgattttcttttcgGGGGCAAATATTCAACTTTTATCCTTACCTCAACATCGCGGCTGCGGGCCACCTGGGAGAAGTTCTGCTGTTCCAGCGTCTTGTCCACTTTGTCATCCGTCATGCAAAAGCAGCGCAGTCGAGCCTCGATGGGGTCGTGCATTTTGGCGAAGACCAGGAACTTGGCCATGTAAGGCACGCAGATGATCTCCCGGTACACTTGCGAAGAGAAACTTACCGACTCCTGCACTTGTCGACAATCAATGAGCCAGAACCTGCGGGATGACTGAGGTCAGGTGTGTCTTCAAATACCTGGCACAGGAGGCGTGTTACCTGGCAGAGACGTTGGTGGTGAAGGACACGCGGTCACTGACGAACGTTAGCGGGGTAGTTCCGGTGATATCCTCCCACTGGGCTGGCGTTGttccacctaaaaaaaaaaaagacccaataGCAAAAAACTGCATGCAGTTTCTACTTttagatagataaatagatagatagatactgtaAGCTATCAGTCGCTAGCTGTACAATCTGTAGCTACCAGTAGCCGATTAACTTCACTGTAAGCTATCAGTAGCTAGCTGTACAATCTGTAGCCGACTAACTTCACTGTAAGCTATCAGTAGCTAGCTGTACAATCTGTAGCCGACTAACTTCACTGTAAGCTATCAGTAGCTAGCTGTACAATCTGTAGCTACCAGTAGCCGACTAACTTCACTGTAAGCTATCAGTAGCTAGCTGTACAATCTGTAGCTATCAGTAGCCGACTAACTTCACTGTAAGCTATCAGTAGCTAGCTGTACAATCTGTAGCTATCAGTAGCCGACTAACTTCACTGTAAGCTATCAGTAGCTAGCTGTACAATCTGTAGCTATCTGTAGCCGACTAACTTCACTGTAAGCTATCAGTAGCTAGCTGTACAATCTGTAGCTATCAGTAGCCGACTAACTTCACTGTAAGCTATCAGTAGCTAGCTGTACAATCTGTAGCCGACTAACTTCACTGTAAGCTATCAGTAGCTAGCTGTACAATCTGTAGCTATCAGTAGCCGACTAACTTCACTGTAAGCTATCAGTAGCTAGCTGTACAATCTGTAGCTATCAGTAGCCGACTAACTTCACTGTAAGCTATCAGTAGCTAGCTGTACTGATATGCGCCGTTTCGCCCGTACATGGGAATCTGAATTTCTGAGTTCCTAGTCAGAAGTTTGAACTGGAATGGCCCCCGAAGTCAGATTTTCTACTCCTCACGACTCCCGAGTTGGCTTTCAAAGATGGCTGGACCGAGTGTAAACAATAAGTAGAAGCTGCTGTAATAAACTTTGGTGACCTGTTTATTTCAGCTCAAGAATGGATTTTGTGGGGGTGGTCATCTAATTTTCCAAGTTCGCACCTGGAACGCCGATATGTCGGCTCTGACATCATTCTGACAGCAATAGCTAATATTACTATGAGCTATCTGCAGTGTTAGCTATCTGTAGCTGTTCCAATACCTGTGATGCTACATAACAGTCGTAAGGTTGGCATGTCTCGTCCCAAACTGTGCTGGAGACCTGCCGGGTCAGAGTATCCTTTGGGTACCGGCATGGTCACCGTGATGGGTTTGTGGAACTTCCGACGACGAGGTTCCAGAGTGACGATGGGGCTGAAGCTGGACTTGTGCCCGAGAGTCCTCTGGACGATATCAACGCTGACAGACTGGGcctttttgcacaaaaaaacagaatattacttttttttctcaaaatgtaaTCTACATCTTTCTtcttaactttttttcttgaaaaaagaatattttattgcaaaaaagaacctttttttcccctggAATATCAAActtttttgtgcaaaatataAACTTATTTCCTGAAAATATATAG
Coding sequences within it:
- the ank2b gene encoding ankyrin-2b isoform X1, which gives rise to MAHAAAHIKKARSEMDQPADLKALEKAKERRRRSREQAKRKSDSNTSFLRAARAGNIDKVLEYLKGGVDINTCNQNGLNALHLAAKEGHVDLVQQLLDRGVALNSATKKGNTALHISSLAGQAEVVKILVKQGADINTQSQNGFTPLYMAAQENHLDVVRYLLENGGNQSTATEDGFTPLAIALQQGHNQVVSILLENDTKGKVRLPALHIAARKDDTKSAALLLQNDHNADVQSKMMVNRTTESGFTPLHIAAHYGNVNVATLLLNRGAAVDFLARNGITPLHVASKRGNTNMVCLLLDRGCQIDAKTRDGLTPLHCAARSGHDVTVELLLERGAPLLARTKNGLSPLHMAAQGDHAECVKHLLEHKAPIGDVTLDYLTALHVAAHCGHYRVTKLLLDKRANPNARALNGFTPLHIACKKNRVKVMELLVKYGASIQAITESGLTPIHVAAFMGHLNIVLLLLQNGASPDRSNIRGETSLHMAARAGQVEVVRCLLRNGAMVDARAREEQTPLHIAARLGKTEIVQLLLQHMAHPDAATANGYTPLHIAAKEGQMETASILLEAGASHSLATKKGFTPLHVASKYGSLDVAKLLLQRRAPPDAAGKNGLTPLHVAAHYDNQNVALLLLEKGANPHAVAKNGYTPLHIASKKNQMEVASALLKHSADTNVVTKQEVTPLHLASEDGQADMTALLLSNGAHVNTPTKCGLTALHLAAQDDKVAVAEILARNGANLNQQTKLGYTPLIVACHYGNAKMVNFLLQNGASVTVKTKNGYTPLHQAAQQGNTHIINILLQYGAKPNAITVNGNTALGIAQRLGYISVVDTLRVVTEEIVTMTTTVTEKHKLNVPETMTEVLDVSDEEGDDTMTGDGGEYLRAEDLRELGDDSLPGQYLDSMSYLCFSQEGAHTVSSERSFTPTRRNYYHKHQSTMEEMLNCQISAFARENETDSYRMGWGTENLDNIALSSSPAHSCHSSPCHDHADHSSFLVSFMVDARGGSMCGFRHNGLRIVIPPRTCGAPTRVTCRLVKRHRLASMSPIVEAEGLAGRFIEAAPSGGHLLGKLHLPSAPPPLNEGESLVSRILQLGPPGTNFLGPVIVEVPHFASLRGGERELVILRSETGDSWKEHHCEHTQEELNQILNSMDEELDSPEELQKKRICRIITRDFPQYFAVVSRVRQDSILIGPEGGVLSSTVVPQVQAVFPEGALTKRIRVGLQAQSVSVDIVQRTLGHKSSFSPIVTLEPRRRKFHKPITVTMPVPKGYSDPAGLQHSLGRDMPTLRLLCSITGGTTPAQWEDITGTTPLTFVSDRVSFTTNVSARFWLIDCRQVQESVSFSSQVYREIICVPYMAKFLVFAKMHDPIEARLRCFCMTDDKVDKTLEQQNFSQVARSRDVEVLEGKPIYADCYGNMVPLVKSGQHHVFRFLAFKENQLTLFIKIRDNTQELCGRLCFMKEPRTYWSHGQNAVCNLNITLPSYCKDSDSDQDDETNTTLQKYQTVAETSDIQQSKPNREPDLLSDVSEMKRDLMKMTAILTSSEKSLEEGSGPEKEGTGDVPRGEPLEITEKDLEKVKEDLEKVSQILRSGSCDEVNPSDLKEYLLDTPKKQSNIHDGSTKSTTPTDGQHPLRGPVKSPLIEETPIGSIKDKVKALQKKVEAEQEGKSVGSRVKPLLSSPKVKETPTFRSGPPKPTDAAEETVSVKELMQVFQKTHGTPKTELDEPKTKMEENRIRKAEKQNSQELSPDSKPKTRDYGKGGDDDDNSDRVADSQSSGTPHLSFEDSCKHEGLATPGTSPESLCLSPKTEQTSNQEKNALPSDQLSPESTPLGESASRTKKANSDIVEQLALPFASSEASRSLELPLRQDSDPLSPLADDSLTISHRDSLDGSPITDSSSRKSPDSIEPSPTEGSPPRDSLETSPVDPPFVSKSSIQPAQMKDTLHERLFRDLEADEDSGEQSSGKSPLSPDTPSSEEVSYELNPKPPDRACLTFQFKPAAVILEEDPEEDHTPDVDLECKIGAKALTGELNPPLCDQRIKAPSSFSAGAQEKHHADLNQSKSSLKTAPEPRVASQQKRTDKQKEDSLQKLAENKGESHVTDDAKGSLIGQARDFKPGDCIYEHTEEAEHPRTESKGVTAKVDTAASWSKDDEACLKVEEQKILNLVVGGESGHSQQASPASTPGKTQTEESTPTSEPNPFLFQEGKLFEMTRSGAIDMTKRSVEDEGGCGGFAFFQIGEQSLEPNGGSEKSEVGLNLKLEVNTEDNADKSEEALHLSREVNETAPCESNIPQMGFAASSKPARSLENPKSSNLDCMDQMIMNVELADTTVTRSVYSEQGQESSDSSPEESKSVIETPKSSEASCLPLKAKTKSASSPVSKSRIPIKAKSFKEVEQDKNRTTPRKSETGQNTGGLKTKNLSEGVSARQSSKGEAKPFQSRLPVKAKSGRTSSSIPRHKRSVEFFDEITDEAAKLVERLAEARKDQEVPASDDNSEEESSLVDPVGMDTFPVRPHHEDPVLRRDAAESPKQTLLLIADHLGFSWTELARELGFSREEIHSIRTENPNSLQDQSFALLNHWMEKEGATETALIKRLTEINRMDIVQRIQITTCSEQSQASEEFTYSEQESIRQQAPGFEMEPAKDRKVSKVVKTTVVTRARTEDTRRNLDKKPDGPPDAKSSTPMN